In Acidimicrobiales bacterium, the genomic stretch TCGTCTCGACGAGGCACTCGGCGTCGCTCCTGGGGGTGCCGGTCACCCCCTACGTGGACAACCTGATCATGGAAACCGGCGGAAGTGGGGACCTCGACAGGCTCGTCGCTGCGACGTCGGACCGGGCGCTGCTGGTCACCTGCCTCTGGTACATCCGCGAGGTGGACCCGCGGTCGTTGTTGCTCACCGGGCTCACGCGCGACGGCGTGTTCCTCGTCGAGCGCGGGGAGGTGGTCGGCGCGGTCAACAACTTCCGGTTCAACGAGAGCCCCGTCGATCTCCTAGCCCGCATCTCCGACTCGGGCGCCACGCAGCGAACGCTCCCACGCGAGTGGTGCGACTACTTCACCAGGACCGCGATGCCGCCTCTGCGGGTCGACGGGTTCAACATGTCCACCGTGAGCCAGGCTTATTAACAGCTTCACAGAATTGCCTGAGCAGATGGCGCGAACCTCTAGAGGTCACGCCAGCGGGCGACCAACTCGATGAGGGTGCGGGTTCCCCACCCGGTCCCGCCCTTGCGAGACAGGAGATTCTCGGCGTCCGCCCAGGACGGCGCGGCGATGTCGAGGTGCGCCCAGGGGAGTCCCCCGGTGAACTCCTCGAGGAAGAGCGCCGCCATGATCGTCGAGGCCGCGGGCTGCCCCGTCACGTTGCGGAGATCGGCGACGTCGGAGTCGAGATCTTTGCGGTAGTCGGAGAACAGCGGGAGCTCCCAGCATGGTTCCCCCGCCAACTCGCCGGCGGCGATCACCTTCCGCACCACCTCGGGGTCCGTGCCCAGCACGGCGGCGACGCGGGTGCCCAGCGCTACGCGCTGCCCGCCTGTCAAGGTGGCGATGTCCACGATCGCATCCGGGCCCTCCTCGACAGCCAGGCTGAGCGCGTCTGCGAGGACGAGCCGGCCTTCCGCGTCGGTGTTCAGGACTTCGATGCTGGTGCCGTTGCGCGCGACGAGGACGTCGCCGGGATGGATGGCCGTCCCGCTCGGCATGTTCTCCGTTGCCGCGACCCAGCCGTCGACCTGAATGGGCAACCCGAGCTCCGCCGCGGCGATGGTGGCCGCGATGACCGCCGCGGCACCTCCCATGTCGCCTTTCATCGTCATCATCGACGCCGGCGGCTTCAGCGAAAGACCGCCCGAGTCGAAGGTGATGCCCTTCCCTACAAGTGCGATCCGTGCGCGCGGGCGGCCCGGCGGGCGGTGGGTCACGCGGATCAACCGGGGGGGCTCGGCCGCGCCGGCGGACACCCCGAGCAGACCGCCGAGTTTCTCGTCAGCGATGCGGTCCTCGTCCCAGACTTCGACCTCCGCGCCCGTGCCCGCTGCGGCGTCCTCGGCAAGCCGCGCGAACTCGGTGGGAGTGAGGTCGCGTGGCGGGCGGTTGACCCAGTCGCGGCACCGCCAGGTCGCCCTCACCGCGGCGGCTCCCCTTTCGAGCCCGCGGCGGGTGCTTCGCCGGCTGACCAGCACCACCCGCTCGAGGGTCGGCGCGCGATCACCGTCGCGCCTGTTGGCGGCCGCGAAGCGGTACGCGCCCAGTCCGACGCCCTCGACGACAGCCTGGGCGAGGTCGGGCCAAGGAGCCGCAAGGGTGGTGGCAACTGCAGTCGCGTCGCCTGCAGCACGAGCGAGAGCAGCGCCGGCCTTGCGAAGCGCGGCCGCGTCGACGGCGTCTCTCGCGCCGACACCGAGCGCGACAACGGTCGTCCCGTCATCGGCCGGTACCGCTAGCACCTGGCCCGGCTTGGCCTCGAACCGGCGCTGCGAGAGGAACCGCACGTCGAGCTCTGCGCCTGCTTCGGGCGGCGTGGTGAGATCGGAGAAGACCGGCACACCCAGGACGGTCACATCGTCGGGCGGTGTGGACGAGGTCTCGAACCTCGGGCCAGCGAACGACGACGGAGCGGGCAACGACTCAGGCATCTAATGGGCAACCTTCCTGGAGAGGAGTGAATCACCTTGCTCCTGCCAGCGCGCCATCGTCCAGACCAGGTCGGACAGGCGGTTCAGGTAGCGGGTGACCAGCGAATCGGGGACGCACGCGTTGAGCGCCTCTCGCTCGGCGCGCCGGACGGTCGTCCGGGCGAGATCCAAGGCCGCGGATACCGGGTCGTGCCCGGGCACCACGAAGTCCTTGAGCGGCGGGAAGCGCCCGGTGAGCTCGTCGATGCGAAGTTCGAGTTCCGCGACCATCTCCTCGGTGACCCGCGACACGCCAGGCTGAAGCTTGTGGCGGTTGCTCTCCGCGGTGGCGACCTCTGCCATGAGCACGTACAGGTCGCGCTCGAGACGGACGAGCAGGCTGTCGAGCTCCGACTCCTTTTCGACGAGCGCCCTGGCCATGCCCAGCGCCGCCTGCGCCTCGTCGACCGCGCCGTTGGCGACGATCACCGGCGAGTCCTTCGGCACCCGCCCGCCATACAGGAGACCCGTGGTGCCGTCGTCACCGGTCCGGGTGTAGATCTTCATGCGAGGGCCGAGCCTACCCATCGCTCGCATCGGAGGATGCTGAGGGGCGCATCGGACACTGCGCGTCGGCGTGATGGATGACGATCCGTCCGGCATCTCCGACCATCTCGGCCTTCCCGGGCGAAAGTCGATTCGGGGCATTCGGGCGGCACCGGTAGCCTGGTGTGCGTGAGCTCGTACGTAGACGCCGTCCGGGGATCTGTGGTCATCTTCGACGGCGCGACGGGGACCAACCTGCAGCTGCGACATCTCGGCCCGGACGACTTCGGCGGGGCCGCTCTCGAGGGCTGCAACGAGTTCCTCGTCGAGACCCGCCCCGACGTGGTAGCGGACCTCCACCGCAGCTTTCTCGACGTCGGATGCGACGTTGTCGAGACGGACAGCTTCGGCAGTCTCCCATGGGTCCTGGCCGAGTACGGGCTCGAGGACCGCACCAAGGAGCTCGCGAAGAAGGCGGCTTCCATCGCACGCGACGTCGCAGGAGGGGACCGCTGGGTCGCTGGGTCGCTCGGTCCGGGCACCAAGATCGCCTCGCTGGGGCAGATAACCTTCGCCGAGCAGCGCGACGGGTACCAGCTCGCCGCCGAGGGGCTGATCGAAGGCGGCGCGGACCTCCTCGTCATCGAAACGATCCAGGACCTGCTCCAGGCGAAGGCTGCGATAATCGGCTGCCGGCGGGCGATGGCTGAAACCGGCCGACAGGTTCCGCTCCAGGTGCAGGTTACGATCGAGACCACCGGCCGGATGCTCATGGGGACCGAGATCGGGGCAGCCCTGACGACCATCGAAGCGCTGCACCCGGACGTGATAGGCCTGAACTGCGCCACCGGCCCCGCCGAGATGAGCGAGCACCTGCGCTACCTGTCGCAGCGATCCCTCACGCCCATCTCGGTGCTTCCCAACGCCGGCCTGCCTTCCGTTGTCGACGGGCAGATGCACTACGACCTCACCCCGGAGCAGCTGGCGGAATACCACGCCAGGTTCATCAGCGAGTTCGGGGTGAGCGTGGTGGGCGGGTGCTGTGGCACCACGCCCGCGCACCTCGCCGCGGTGGTGGGGCGGTGCAAAGAGCTGACGCCGGCGAGGCGCGAGCCGGCTCACGAGCCGGGGATCGCTTCCATCTATAGCCACGTCCCCTATGACCAATCGCCGTCATTTCTCGTCGTCGGGGAGAGGACCAACGCGAACGGGTCGAGGAAGTTCCGTGAAGCGATGCTCTCGGACGACTGGGACACCTGCGTCGCGATGGCACGCGAGGCGGTCAAGGACGGAGCCCACGTCCTCGACGTGTGCGTCGATTACACGGGCGAGGACGGTGTGGCGGACATGCGCGAGGTGGCCAGCCGGTTCGCCACGCAGGCGACGCTGCCGATCATGCTGGACTCCACCGAAGCCGACGTCATCGAGACCGGACTGCAGCTCATCGCCGGCAAGCCCATCCTCAACTCGGTGAACCTCGAGGACGGGGATGCGGAGGGGACGAGGCTCGATCGTTTCCTGTCGCTCGCTCGCGATTACGGAGCGGCGGTCGTGTGCACGTGCATCGACGAGGAGGGGCAGGCGCGCACCGCAGACTGGAAGTCGCGGGCCGCCCAGGCCATCCACCGGCTCGCGGTGGATAGGTACGGTATCGCGCCCGAGGATCTTCTCTTCGACCCCCTGGTGCTGCCGATAAGCACCGGCATGGAGGAGAGCAGGCGCGACGGCATCGAGACGATCGAGGGCATCCGGCGCATCAAGGAGGCCCTACCCGGCGTCGGCACGATCGTCGGTCTCTCCAACGTGAGCTTCGGGTTGACCCCTGCGGCCCGGCACGCATTGAACTCGGTCTTCTTGCACGAGTGCCAGCAGGCCGGCCTCGATGCCGCCATCGTCCATGCGTCTCGCATCATCCCCCTCAACAAGCTCGACGAGCGGGTGGTCGAAGTCTGTCTCGATCTGATCTACGACCGGCGCGACCCCGCCGCTGGCTACGACCCCCTCGCCGAGCTGCTGTCCCTGTTCGAGGGGGTGACCTCGGGGGAGATCGCCCGTGAGGACCGCAGCGGCTGGCCGGTCGAGCGAAGGTTGGAGCAGAGGATCGTCGACGGCGACCGGGACGGGCTCGAATCCGACCTGGACGAGGCGCTCGACGGCGGTCAGGCGGCGCTGGACGTGATCAACGGGCCGCTGCTCGGTGGGATGAAGACCGTAGGCGACCTTTTCGGCTCGGGTCAGATGCAGCTGCCGTTCGTCCTGCAGTCGGCTGAGACCATGAAGACGGCGGTGTCGTATCTCGAGCCTCACATGGAGAAGAGCGACGCCGGCGGCAAGGGACGCATCGTCCTCGCAACCGTCAAAGGCGACGTCCACGACATCGGCAAGAACCTCGTCGACATCATCTTCACCAACAACGGGTACGAGGTGCAC encodes the following:
- a CDS encoding leucyl aminopeptidase gives rise to the protein MPESLPAPSSFAGPRFETSSTPPDDVTVLGVPVFSDLTTPPEAGAELDVRFLSQRRFEAKPGQVLAVPADDGTTVVALGVGARDAVDAAALRKAGAALARAAGDATAVATTLAAPWPDLAQAVVEGVGLGAYRFAAANRRDGDRAPTLERVVLVSRRSTRRGLERGAAAVRATWRCRDWVNRPPRDLTPTEFARLAEDAAAGTGAEVEVWDEDRIADEKLGGLLGVSAGAAEPPRLIRVTHRPPGRPRARIALVGKGITFDSGGLSLKPPASMMTMKGDMGGAAAVIAATIAAAELGLPIQVDGWVAATENMPSGTAIHPGDVLVARNGTSIEVLNTDAEGRLVLADALSLAVEEGPDAIVDIATLTGGQRVALGTRVAAVLGTDPEVVRKVIAAGELAGEPCWELPLFSDYRKDLDSDVADLRNVTGQPAASTIMAALFLEEFTGGLPWAHLDIAAPSWADAENLLSRKGGTGWGTRTLIELVARWRDL
- a CDS encoding cob(I)yrinic acid a,c-diamide adenosyltransferase, with protein sequence MKIYTRTGDDGTTGLLYGGRVPKDSPVIVANGAVDEAQAALGMARALVEKESELDSLLVRLERDLYVLMAEVATAESNRHKLQPGVSRVTEEMVAELELRIDELTGRFPPLKDFVVPGHDPVSAALDLARTTVRRAEREALNACVPDSLVTRYLNRLSDLVWTMARWQEQGDSLLSRKVAH
- the metH gene encoding methionine synthase → MSSYVDAVRGSVVIFDGATGTNLQLRHLGPDDFGGAALEGCNEFLVETRPDVVADLHRSFLDVGCDVVETDSFGSLPWVLAEYGLEDRTKELAKKAASIARDVAGGDRWVAGSLGPGTKIASLGQITFAEQRDGYQLAAEGLIEGGADLLVIETIQDLLQAKAAIIGCRRAMAETGRQVPLQVQVTIETTGRMLMGTEIGAALTTIEALHPDVIGLNCATGPAEMSEHLRYLSQRSLTPISVLPNAGLPSVVDGQMHYDLTPEQLAEYHARFISEFGVSVVGGCCGTTPAHLAAVVGRCKELTPARREPAHEPGIASIYSHVPYDQSPSFLVVGERTNANGSRKFREAMLSDDWDTCVAMAREAVKDGAHVLDVCVDYTGEDGVADMREVASRFATQATLPIMLDSTEADVIETGLQLIAGKPILNSVNLEDGDAEGTRLDRFLSLARDYGAAVVCTCIDEEGQARTADWKSRAAQAIHRLAVDRYGIAPEDLLFDPLVLPISTGMEESRRDGIETIEGIRRIKEALPGVGTIVGLSNVSFGLTPAARHALNSVFLHECQQAGLDAAIVHASRIIPLNKLDERVVEVCLDLIYDRRDPAAGYDPLAELLSLFEGVTSGEIAREDRSGWPVERRLEQRIVDGDRDGLESDLDEALDGGQAALDVINGPLLGGMKTVGDLFGSGQMQLPFVLQSAETMKTAVSYLEPHMEKSDAGGKGRIVLATVKGDVHDIGKNLVDIIFTNNGYEVHNLGIKVALSDMVDKAREVGADVIGMSGLLVKSTLIMRENLVELNERGLSDIPVILGGAALTRTYVERDLRSEYQGRLFYGKDAFEGLHTMDRLMHLKRSGDDDAEFGRVPEGREGARPRAARAAEASASGAGTSKPTDIPRRAPSVVADNQVFVPPFVGSRVERGLPLDDIASYLNETALFRGQWGYRPDKSLSETDAEFKQRVRAVLRDQFAAVRASGVLQPAVAYGWFAVNSQGDDLVVWKDESRTAEWLRFRFPRQPTDPWLSIADFFRSADSGEEDYAAFHVVTMGPKASAETARLFSENHYQEYLHLHGLGVEMTEALAEYWHRRIREDWGFAGEDGPNLGGLFRQQYRGGRYSWGYPACPDLEDNAKCAELVGAERIGVTVSEETSWQFHPEQTTAAIICHHPQAKYFVVDRV